Proteins from a single region of Streptomyces griseiscabiei:
- the zwf gene encoding glucose-6-phosphate dehydrogenase, producing the protein MNTLSSSNPLRDAADRRLPRIAGPSGLVIFGVTGDLSRKKLMPAVYDLANRGLLPPGFSLVGFARREWANEDFAQEVHDAVKEHARTPFREEVWQQLIQGMRFVQGTFDDDESFERLRDTIEELDKAQGTGGNFAFYLSVPPSAFPVVIQQLKKHGLADQSGGSWRRAVIEKPFGHDLASAEDLNTTVEEVFAPDQVFRIDHYLGKETVQNILALRFANTMFEPIWNRSFVDHVQITMAEDIGIGGRAGYYDGIGAARDVIQNHLLQLMALTAMEEPASFDADALAAEKTKVLGAVKLPKDLGRDTVFAQYAAGWQGGEKVIGYLEEDGIDRRSKTDTYAAIKVEVDNRRWAGVPFYLRTGKRLGRRVTEIAVVFQRAPHSPFDSTATEELGQNAIVIRVQPDEGVTVRFGSKVPGTSMEIRDVSMDFAYGESFTESSPEAYERLILDVLLGDSNLFPRTEEVELSWKILDPIEEYWDKSGRPAQYQAGTWGPVEADEMLERDGRSWRRP; encoded by the coding sequence CTGAACACCTTGTCGAGCAGCAATCCGCTGCGTGACGCCGCGGACCGACGGCTCCCGCGTATCGCGGGGCCGTCGGGCCTGGTCATCTTCGGCGTCACAGGCGATTTGTCACGTAAAAAGCTGATGCCTGCCGTGTACGACCTCGCCAACCGCGGACTGCTGCCGCCGGGCTTCTCGCTCGTCGGCTTCGCACGCCGGGAGTGGGCGAACGAGGACTTCGCGCAGGAGGTGCACGACGCGGTCAAGGAGCACGCGCGCACGCCCTTCCGCGAGGAGGTCTGGCAGCAGCTCATCCAGGGCATGCGGTTCGTCCAGGGCACCTTCGACGACGACGAGTCCTTCGAGCGGCTGCGCGACACGATCGAGGAGCTGGACAAGGCGCAGGGCACGGGCGGCAACTTCGCCTTCTATCTGTCGGTGCCGCCGTCGGCCTTCCCGGTGGTCATCCAGCAGCTGAAGAAGCACGGGCTCGCGGACCAGAGCGGTGGCTCCTGGCGGCGCGCGGTCATCGAGAAGCCGTTCGGCCACGACCTGGCGTCGGCCGAGGACCTCAACACGACCGTGGAAGAGGTCTTCGCCCCGGACCAGGTCTTCCGGATCGACCACTACCTCGGCAAGGAGACCGTCCAGAACATCCTGGCGCTCCGCTTCGCCAACACGATGTTCGAGCCGATCTGGAACCGGTCCTTCGTCGACCACGTCCAGATCACGATGGCCGAGGACATCGGCATCGGCGGCCGGGCCGGCTACTACGACGGCATCGGCGCGGCCCGTGACGTCATCCAGAACCACCTGCTCCAGCTGATGGCGCTGACGGCCATGGAGGAGCCCGCCTCCTTCGACGCGGACGCCCTCGCGGCCGAGAAGACCAAGGTGCTCGGCGCGGTGAAGCTGCCGAAGGACCTGGGCCGGGACACCGTGTTCGCGCAGTACGCGGCCGGCTGGCAGGGCGGCGAGAAGGTCATCGGCTACCTCGAAGAGGACGGTATCGACCGCAGGTCGAAGACCGACACCTACGCGGCGATCAAGGTCGAGGTCGACAACCGCCGCTGGGCGGGCGTCCCCTTCTATCTGCGGACGGGCAAGCGCCTGGGCCGCCGGGTCACCGAGATCGCGGTCGTCTTCCAGCGTGCCCCGCACTCCCCCTTCGACTCCACCGCCACCGAGGAACTGGGCCAGAACGCGATCGTCATCCGCGTCCAGCCGGACGAGGGTGTCACGGTCCGCTTCGGTTCGAAGGTCCCCGGCACCTCGATGGAGATCCGGGACGTGTCCATGGACTTCGCCTACGGCGAGTCCTTCACCGAGTCGTCCCCCGAGGCGTACGAACGCCTCATCCTCGACGTCCTGCTCGGCGACTCCAACCTCTTCCCGCGCACCGAGGAGGTCGAGCTGTCCTGGAAGATCCTCGACCCGATCGAGGAGTACTGGGACAAGAGCGGCAGGCCCGCGCAGTACCAGGCGGGCACGTGGGGTCCCGTCGAGGCGGACGAGATGCTCGAACGAGACGGACGGAGCTGGCGCCGGCCATGA
- the opcA gene encoding glucose-6-phosphate dehydrogenase assembly protein OpcA: MKTDLTDTTASKINKALVKARREIGTPAVGMVLTLVIVTDEENAYDALKSANDASREHPSRTIVVIKRVSRSPRDRTKSRLDAEVRVGADAGTGDTVVLRLYGEVADHAQSVVLPLLLPDAPVVVWWPVNAPLDPARDPLGALGQRRVTDSYAAEKPIDELRTRADNYEPGDTDLAWTRITPWRSMLAAALDQVDCEVISAEVQGEQYNPSVELLAMWLADRLHVHVRRGVSAGPGLNEVRMLTSTGPIRLYRPNGGLALLTLEDQPDRAVALKRRETSELLAEELRRLDPDDTYASALRFGVDRLGGSAGSALSAATSAAAGASAASGSGSVTGSASVPGSASVPGSTSGSGSVPGSGGGLREAVSSAVSAARAAAAPALPPAVPSGSTGSVGSSGSVGSSGPAGDDDSERPTPAQMPPVKKATAP, from the coding sequence ATGAAGACAGACCTCACGGACACCACGGCCAGCAAGATCAACAAGGCGCTGGTGAAGGCCCGCCGGGAGATAGGCACCCCGGCGGTCGGCATGGTGCTCACGCTGGTCATCGTCACGGACGAGGAGAACGCGTACGACGCGCTCAAGTCCGCCAACGACGCCTCCCGCGAGCACCCCTCGCGCACGATCGTGGTCATCAAGCGGGTCTCCCGCTCCCCCCGCGACCGTACGAAGTCCCGCCTCGACGCCGAGGTACGGGTGGGCGCGGACGCGGGCACCGGTGACACGGTCGTGCTGCGGCTGTACGGCGAGGTCGCGGACCACGCCCAGTCGGTGGTGCTGCCGCTGCTGCTCCCCGACGCGCCGGTCGTGGTGTGGTGGCCGGTGAACGCGCCGCTCGACCCGGCCCGCGACCCGCTGGGCGCGCTCGGGCAGCGCCGGGTCACCGACAGCTACGCCGCCGAGAAGCCCATCGACGAGCTGCGCACCCGCGCCGACAACTACGAGCCCGGCGACACGGACCTGGCCTGGACCCGGATCACCCCGTGGCGTTCGATGCTGGCCGCCGCGCTCGACCAGGTCGACTGCGAGGTCATCTCCGCGGAGGTGCAGGGCGAGCAGTACAACCCGAGCGTGGAACTGCTGGCGATGTGGCTGGCGGACCGGCTCCACGTCCATGTACGGCGTGGGGTGTCGGCCGGGCCCGGCCTCAACGAGGTGCGGATGCTGACCAGCACGGGTCCCATCCGGCTGTACCGGCCCAACGGCGGCCTCGCCCTGCTCACGCTGGAGGACCAGCCGGACCGCGCGGTCGCGCTGAAGCGCCGCGAGACGTCCGAGCTGCTGGCGGAGGAGCTGCGTCGGCTCGACCCGGACGACACGTACGCCTCGGCGCTGCGGTTCGGGGTGGATCGGCTGGGCGGTTCGGCGGGGAGCGCGCTGTCGGCGGCGACTTCGGCTGCGGCCGGGGCTTCGGCGGCTTCCGGGTCCGGCTCCGTCACCGGGTCCGCTTCCGTTCCTGGCTCCGCTTCCGTTCCTGGTTCCACTTCCGGTTCCGGTTCCGTTCCTGGTTCCGGTGGCGGGCTGAGGGAGGCCGTCTCGTCGGCCGTTTCCGCGGCGCGGGCCGCTGCCGCTCCGGCCCTGCCGCCGGCCGTTCCGTCGGGCTCGACGGGGTCGGTCGGTTCCTCTGGGTCGGTCGGTTCCTCGGGACCGGCCGGTGACGACGACTCCGAGCGGCCGACTCCGGCGCAGATGCCGCCCGTGAAGAAGGCGACGGCTCCATGA
- the pgl gene encoding 6-phosphogluconolactonase — MSTPQLVVHRDKELMAQAAAARLITKVVDAQASRGYASVVLTGGRNGNGLLAALAAAPARDAVDWARLDLWWGDERFLPEGDPERNVTQAREALLDSVPVDPKRVHAMPASDGPWGTDVDAAATAYAEELARAAGPENHGSVPTFDVLMLGVGPDTHVASLFPELPAVRETERTVVGVRGAPKPPPTRVTLTLPAIRAAREVWLLAAGEDKAGAAAIALSGAGEIQAPAAGARGRARTLWLLDAAAASRLPRSLYPPASP; from the coding sequence ATGAGCACTCCGCAGCTGGTCGTGCACCGCGACAAGGAGCTGATGGCGCAGGCCGCGGCTGCCCGGCTGATCACCAAGGTGGTGGACGCGCAGGCCTCGCGCGGCTACGCCTCGGTGGTCCTCACCGGTGGCCGCAACGGCAACGGGCTGCTCGCCGCGCTGGCGGCGGCGCCCGCCCGGGACGCCGTCGACTGGGCCCGGCTCGACCTGTGGTGGGGTGACGAGCGGTTCCTGCCCGAGGGCGATCCGGAGCGCAATGTCACCCAGGCCCGCGAGGCGCTGCTCGACTCGGTGCCGGTGGATCCGAAGCGGGTGCACGCCATGCCGGCGTCGGACGGGCCGTGGGGTACCGATGTGGACGCGGCGGCCACGGCCTACGCGGAGGAGCTGGCGCGGGCGGCGGGGCCGGAGAACCACGGTTCGGTCCCGACGTTCGACGTGCTGATGCTGGGGGTCGGGCCGGACACCCATGTGGCGTCGCTGTTCCCCGAGTTGCCGGCCGTCCGGGAGACCGAGCGGACGGTCGTGGGGGTGCGCGGGGCGCCGAAGCCGCCGCCGACCCGCGTCACGCTGACGCTGCCGGCGATCCGTGCGGCGCGTGAGGTGTGGCTGCTGGCTGCCGGGGAGGACAAGGCGGGGGCCGCTGCCATCGCGTTGTCCGGTGCGGGTGAGATCCAGGCACCCGCGGCCGGGGCGCGTGGGCGGGCCCGTACGTTGTGGCTGCTGGACGCGGCGGCGGCCTCGCGGCTGCCGCGCTCGCTGTATCCGCCGGCTTCGCCCTGA
- a CDS encoding MFS transporter, whose translation MPESPSPTVAEAVDPGPTPLSSTSPAGPSAPRVAVASLVGTTIEYYDFAVYGTASALVLGPAFFPSGNATVSSLAAFLTFAAAFLSRPLGVVLFGTIGDRLGRRHALVASLLLMGLATVGVGLLPTYETAGLLAPVLLVTLRLLQGVSMGGEWGGAVLLAAEHAPPGRRALYAAVPNVGPSLGFLLSTAVILPTLHIVGRDGFTEWAWRVPFLLSAVLVVIGLWVRATVSESPLFKGASPAPSAPSASPSVSPSSSPVSRFPLGTLLARYPGRLLLGTGAAIGGSAVYYLTIVYSLSYGPKSLGIPQNTMLTAASVGAAAGIAITLPVARLADRVGRRPLMLAGASGCVVWAVPMYGSLSTGNGFVITGAYTVGLMLLALMFSPVAAFLAELFPARLRYTGASAAFILANTLGGGFAPLVATWLHSQWSSPLVLGFYTGGLCLVSLVCLLALPETREDDFAV comes from the coding sequence ATGCCCGAATCCCCTTCCCCGACCGTCGCCGAGGCCGTGGACCCAGGACCGACCCCGTTATCGTCCACGTCGCCGGCCGGGCCGAGCGCGCCCAGGGTCGCCGTCGCGAGCCTCGTCGGCACGACCATCGAGTACTACGACTTCGCCGTCTACGGCACGGCCTCCGCACTCGTGCTCGGACCCGCGTTCTTCCCCTCGGGCAACGCGACTGTCTCCTCGCTCGCCGCGTTCCTCACCTTCGCCGCGGCCTTCCTCTCCCGTCCCCTCGGCGTCGTGCTCTTCGGCACGATCGGCGACCGGCTGGGCCGCCGGCACGCCCTGGTCGCGTCCCTGCTGCTCATGGGCCTCGCGACGGTCGGCGTCGGGCTGCTCCCGACCTACGAGACCGCCGGACTCCTCGCCCCCGTCCTGCTGGTGACCCTCCGTCTGCTGCAGGGTGTCAGCATGGGCGGCGAGTGGGGCGGCGCGGTCCTGCTGGCCGCCGAGCACGCCCCGCCCGGCCGCCGCGCGCTGTACGCCGCCGTCCCGAACGTCGGTCCCTCGCTCGGCTTCCTGCTCTCCACCGCGGTCATCCTCCCCACGCTCCACATCGTCGGCCGCGACGGGTTCACCGAGTGGGCCTGGCGGGTGCCGTTCCTGCTCAGCGCGGTGCTCGTGGTGATCGGGCTGTGGGTGCGGGCGACGGTGTCGGAGTCACCGCTGTTCAAGGGCGCATCCCCGGCGCCCTCCGCACCCTCCGCCTCTCCGTCCGTCTCCCCGTCCTCGTCGCCGGTGTCGCGCTTTCCGCTCGGAACGCTTCTCGCGCGGTACCCCGGGCGGCTGCTGCTCGGTACCGGGGCGGCGATCGGTGGCTCGGCGGTCTACTACCTGACGATCGTCTACAGCCTGTCCTACGGGCCGAAGTCGCTCGGCATCCCGCAGAACACGATGCTCACGGCGGCGAGTGTCGGGGCGGCGGCCGGGATCGCGATCACCCTGCCCGTGGCGCGGCTGGCCGATCGGGTCGGGCGGCGTCCGCTGATGCTGGCGGGAGCGTCCGGGTGTGTCGTGTGGGCCGTTCCCATGTACGGGTCGCTGAGCACGGGCAACGGGTTCGTCATCACCGGTGCGTACACGGTGGGGCTCATGCTGCTGGCGCTGATGTTCTCGCCGGTGGCCGCGTTCCTGGCGGAGCTGTTCCCGGCGAGACTGCGCTACACCGGGGCCTCGGCGGCGTTCATTCTGGCCAACACCTTGGGGGGCGGGTTCGCCCCGCTCGTCGCGACGTGGCTGCACAGCCAGTGGTCGTCGCCGCTGGTGCTCGGGTTCTACACGGGTGGGTTGTGTCTGGTGAGCCTGGTGTGTCTGCTGGCGCTGCCGGAGACCCGTGAGGACGACTTCGCGGTGTGA
- a CDS encoding class I fructose-bisphosphate aldolase family protein, which yields MLKTGKPLRWRRLSPAGDDRHLLIPLDHSVSDGPVAPPGQWDDLLRELVAGGADGIIVHKGRARTLAPDILGNCALVVHLSASTACSADVDAKVLVGDVEEAVALGADAVSVHVNIGSDTEGRQLADLGAVARSCDTWGMPLIAMVYPRGPRIDNPHDPALLAHIVNVAADLGADMVKTTVALPLDRMAEVVAHSPIPVLAAGGPPDGSDLIEYGTAVMAAGCRGLAVGRRVFSSPSPAALVSRLAAVVHGHGDGGHTNDMGMTEESALLPSHPHYSTIVAGVA from the coding sequence ATGCTGAAAACTGGCAAGCCATTACGTTGGAGAAGACTTTCTCCGGCCGGCGACGACCGGCATTTGCTCATACCGCTCGACCACAGCGTTTCGGACGGTCCGGTCGCCCCTCCGGGCCAGTGGGACGACTTGTTGAGAGAACTGGTGGCCGGCGGCGCCGACGGAATCATCGTCCACAAAGGGCGCGCCCGCACCCTCGCCCCGGACATCCTCGGGAACTGCGCGCTGGTGGTGCACCTGAGCGCCAGCACGGCCTGTTCCGCCGATGTCGACGCCAAGGTACTGGTCGGTGATGTCGAGGAGGCGGTGGCACTCGGCGCGGACGCGGTCAGCGTCCATGTGAACATCGGCTCGGACACCGAGGGGCGGCAGCTCGCCGACCTGGGCGCGGTGGCCCGCTCCTGTGACACCTGGGGCATGCCGCTGATCGCGATGGTCTATCCGCGCGGCCCCCGCATCGACAACCCGCACGACCCCGCCCTGCTGGCGCACATCGTGAACGTCGCCGCCGATCTGGGCGCCGACATGGTGAAGACGACCGTGGCCCTGCCGCTCGACCGGATGGCCGAGGTGGTGGCCCACAGCCCCATCCCCGTCCTCGCGGCCGGCGGGCCCCCGGACGGCTCCGACCTGATCGAGTACGGCACCGCGGTGATGGCCGCCGGCTGCCGGGGGCTCGCCGTCGGCCGCCGGGTCTTCTCCTCGCCCTCCCCCGCCGCCCTGGTGTCCCGGCTCGCCGCGGTGGTGCACGGGCACGGCGACGGCGGCCACACCAATGACATGGGCATGACTGAAGAGTCGGCCCTCCTCCCTTCCCACCCCCATTACTCGACGATCGTGGCAGGTGTCGCATGA
- a CDS encoding 3-dehydroquinate synthase II family protein, which produces MRFAWIDLREVPRPQLQAVVDAAVHARMAGVVSADAELLATLPPTVTRVLAGGAPADAPPKKSAEKADKGDKEARAADAKPEGRTPAGTGFDLLLRRFTTQDELDALAAANRVTTGAPAPRTPVAGFVDVRDDRTLQLSCVGAMALPYTVIHFADPTKIPLEIVLAAAESAEGKLVTVVGDLEEAAIVFDVLERGSDGILFTPRSADDVFALARLLEATTPQLELSTLTVESIRHVGLGDRVCVDTCSHFEEDEGILVGSYSSGFVLCCSETHPLPYMPTRPFRVNAGALHSYTLGPDNRTNYLSEVGSGSALLAVGADGRTRRVVVGRAKLESRPLLEIRTHAEDGRLVSLTVQDDWHVRVLGPGGKVLNVTELRTGDELLGYLAQDKRHVGLPIGEFCKEV; this is translated from the coding sequence ATGAGATTCGCGTGGATCGACCTCCGTGAAGTCCCCCGTCCGCAGCTCCAGGCGGTGGTGGACGCGGCCGTCCACGCCCGGATGGCCGGGGTGGTCTCCGCCGACGCCGAACTGCTGGCGACGCTGCCGCCGACGGTGACCCGGGTGCTGGCCGGCGGAGCCCCGGCCGACGCTCCCCCGAAGAAGTCCGCCGAGAAGGCCGACAAGGGTGACAAGGAGGCCAGAGCCGCCGACGCCAAGCCCGAGGGCAGGACCCCGGCCGGCACCGGATTCGACCTCCTGCTGCGCAGGTTCACCACCCAGGACGAGCTGGACGCCCTCGCCGCCGCGAACCGGGTCACCACCGGCGCACCCGCGCCCCGTACACCCGTCGCCGGCTTCGTCGACGTACGGGACGACCGCACCCTCCAGCTGTCCTGCGTGGGCGCGATGGCGCTGCCGTACACGGTGATCCACTTCGCCGATCCGACGAAGATCCCGCTGGAGATCGTGCTCGCGGCGGCCGAGTCGGCGGAGGGGAAGCTGGTGACGGTGGTCGGGGACCTGGAGGAGGCGGCCATCGTCTTCGACGTCCTCGAACGCGGTTCGGACGGCATCCTGTTCACGCCCCGGAGCGCGGACGACGTGTTCGCGCTGGCCCGGCTGCTGGAGGCGACCACCCCGCAGCTGGAGCTGTCCACGCTGACCGTGGAGAGCATCCGGCACGTCGGGCTCGGCGACCGGGTCTGCGTGGACACCTGTTCGCACTTCGAGGAGGACGAGGGCATCCTCGTCGGCTCGTACTCCTCCGGTTTCGTGCTCTGCTGCAGCGAGACGCACCCGCTGCCGTACATGCCGACCCGGCCGTTCCGGGTCAACGCCGGTGCCCTGCACTCGTACACGCTGGGCCCCGACAACCGCACCAACTACCTCAGCGAGGTCGGCTCCGGCAGTGCCCTGCTGGCGGTCGGCGCGGACGGCCGTACCCGGCGGGTGGTGGTCGGGCGGGCCAAGCTGGAGTCCCGGCCGCTGCTGGAGATCCGCACCCACGCGGAGGACGGGCGGCTGGTCAGCCTGACCGTGCAGGACGACTGGCATGTGCGCGTCCTCGGACCGGGCGGGAAGGTCCTCAACGTCACCGAGCTGCGGACCGGGGACGAGCTGCTCGGCTATCTGGCGCAGGACAAGCGCCATGTGGGCCTGCCCATCGGCGAGTTCTGCAAGGAGGTCTGA
- a CDS encoding class I adenylate-forming enzyme family protein, producing the protein MGALVAAAAGEDGMRALVQRLFDARDDGLPYLTHRQETVTRGELRERVAKQAAVFAGYAIGPGSTVGLQTPPSFTQVEVLLALWRLGAQVMLFDFRLKPAEVDTLCAGCRPQFMVRAGSNVRAAFGFRPEYEVATECRRAGRPAAGGHRLVQFSSGSTGRPKVIGRTPESIAAEVESFAAVPGMPAEGDRLLLLSSTAHSFGLLGGLLHALAAGVSVVFAPRVSARDILRTSVDHRITHLFGVPMHFELLGAALDPPGLPELRTAVSGGELMPPEVAARFAERYGVPVGEAYGTTETGIVAIDAGGTLRPSVGRPAPGVLVREHKGELDVALAESPYLFDSGGTQYEDGWLRTRDRAVIGADGAVTVGGRADSLVVIGGLKVDLTEVERVLRAHPAVEQAVLVHEDVTEAYVAVAAGAASPSPEELLRWCRERLADYKLPRVIRLLEALPRTSNGKLVRQAATLRERCAG; encoded by the coding sequence ATGGGCGCACTCGTGGCGGCCGCGGCGGGCGAGGACGGGATGCGCGCCCTGGTCCAGCGGCTGTTCGACGCACGGGACGACGGCCTGCCGTATCTGACGCATCGGCAGGAGACCGTCACCCGCGGGGAGTTACGGGAGCGGGTGGCGAAGCAGGCCGCCGTGTTCGCCGGGTACGCCATCGGGCCCGGCAGCACGGTCGGGCTCCAGACGCCGCCCAGTTTCACCCAGGTCGAGGTGCTGCTCGCGCTGTGGCGGCTGGGCGCGCAGGTGATGCTGTTCGACTTCCGGCTGAAGCCCGCCGAGGTGGACACGCTCTGCGCCGGCTGCCGGCCGCAGTTCATGGTCCGGGCCGGGTCCAACGTCCGGGCGGCGTTCGGTTTCCGGCCCGAGTACGAGGTCGCCACCGAGTGCCGCAGGGCCGGGCGGCCGGCCGCCGGCGGGCATCGGCTGGTCCAGTTCAGCTCGGGGTCCACCGGGCGGCCGAAGGTGATCGGCAGGACCCCGGAGTCGATCGCCGCCGAGGTCGAGTCGTTCGCGGCCGTGCCCGGGATGCCCGCCGAGGGCGACCGGCTGCTGCTGCTCAGCTCCACCGCGCACAGCTTCGGGCTGCTCGGCGGCCTGCTGCACGCGCTGGCCGCCGGGGTGTCCGTCGTCTTCGCGCCCCGCGTTTCCGCCCGCGACATCCTGCGGACCTCCGTCGACCACCGGATCACGCATCTGTTCGGGGTGCCGATGCACTTCGAGCTGCTCGGCGCCGCCCTCGACCCGCCCGGGCTGCCCGAGCTGCGGACCGCCGTGTCCGGCGGCGAGCTGATGCCGCCCGAGGTCGCCGCGCGGTTCGCCGAGCGGTACGGCGTGCCGGTCGGCGAGGCCTACGGCACCACCGAGACCGGCATCGTCGCCATCGACGCCGGCGGCACGCTCCGGCCCTCGGTCGGGCGGCCCGCGCCGGGGGTGCTGGTCCGGGAGCACAAGGGCGAACTGGACGTCGCGCTCGCCGAGTCGCCGTATCTCTTCGACTCCGGCGGCACCCAGTACGAGGACGGCTGGCTGCGTACCCGCGACCGGGCCGTGATCGGCGCGGACGGCGCGGTCACCGTGGGCGGCCGTGCCGACTCCCTCGTCGTCATCGGCGGCCTCAAGGTCGACCTCACCGAGGTCGAGCGGGTCCTGCGCGCGCACCCGGCCGTCGAACAGGCGGTCCTGGTCCACGAGGACGTCACCGAGGCCTACGTGGCGGTCGCCGCCGGGGCCGCGAGCCCGTCGCCGGAGGAGCTGCTGCGCTGGTGCCGGGAGCGGCTGGCCGACTACAAGCTGCCGCGCGTGATCCGGCTGCTGGAGGCCCTGCCCCGCACGTCCAACGGAAAGCTGGTCCGCCAGGCGGCGACGCTGCGCGAACGCTGCGCCGGGTGA
- a CDS encoding acyl carrier protein translates to MSTSLLEDEIREFVLTTVIDEMNILLSRDGITDGSPVTVGGLELDSLSLIELTLRLESRFGVEIPDTDIEPLASLTLGGLVAEVVGRGAKA, encoded by the coding sequence ATGAGCACGTCACTGCTGGAAGACGAGATCCGTGAGTTCGTCCTGACCACGGTCATCGACGAGATGAACATCCTGCTGAGCCGCGACGGCATCACGGACGGGAGTCCGGTGACCGTCGGCGGGCTGGAGCTGGACTCGCTGAGCCTGATCGAGCTGACGCTGCGGCTGGAGTCGCGGTTCGGCGTGGAGATCCCGGACACCGACATCGAGCCGCTGGCCTCGCTGACCCTCGGCGGGCTCGTCGCCGAGGTCGTCGGGCGCGGGGCGAAGGCATGA
- a CDS encoding beta-ketoacyl-[acyl-carrier-protein] synthase family protein: protein MTGEVTVTGFGVRTAFGTGADALRRGVFAGVPSFAPTTRFDTGPYRTPMAGAAPDGPDAVAHWALRPALARCGAEALDMAGLPRGAEAAVLLGIAGDCTSITRYWREAAETGTAAGSHEDGGTAPGEDAPRLADAVPAYLAEALAGSLGLTGPRLTFTNACVASAAAIIHACRLISSGRIDVAVCAGGYLVEEETFGKFDSGRALSRDGTVRPFSADRTGLLLGDGVAAVVLESAEHARRRGARPLAGVTGWGAATDAHHIAQPHPEGVGLARAARQALRLAGDPDGADLGYVNAHGTGTKYNDGAETRGLRAALAGRAESVPVSSTKSTTGHLLEAAGVVEFVITVLALMDGVLPPTANFTRADPECDLDYVPNRARQADLRRALTINAAFGGANTALVLERP, encoded by the coding sequence GTGACCGGTGAGGTGACGGTGACCGGGTTCGGGGTCCGCACCGCCTTCGGCACGGGCGCGGACGCCCTGCGGCGCGGGGTGTTCGCGGGCGTCCCCTCCTTCGCCCCCACCACCCGCTTCGACACCGGCCCGTACCGCACCCCGATGGCGGGCGCGGCCCCCGACGGCCCGGACGCGGTCGCGCACTGGGCCCTGCGCCCCGCCCTCGCGCGCTGCGGCGCGGAGGCCCTCGACATGGCGGGCCTGCCCCGGGGCGCCGAGGCGGCGGTCCTGCTGGGCATCGCGGGCGACTGCACGAGCATCACGCGGTACTGGCGGGAGGCGGCGGAGACGGGGACGGCGGCGGGGAGCCACGAGGACGGCGGCACCGCCCCGGGCGAAGACGCGCCCCGGCTCGCCGACGCCGTCCCCGCGTATCTCGCCGAGGCGCTCGCCGGGAGCCTCGGGCTGACCGGGCCCCGGCTCACGTTCACCAACGCCTGTGTGGCGTCCGCCGCCGCGATCATCCACGCCTGCCGGCTGATCTCGTCCGGACGGATCGACGTGGCGGTGTGTGCCGGCGGCTATCTCGTGGAGGAGGAGACGTTCGGGAAGTTCGACTCGGGGCGGGCGCTGTCGCGGGACGGCACGGTGCGGCCGTTCAGCGCCGACCGCACCGGGCTGCTGCTCGGTGACGGGGTCGCGGCGGTCGTGCTGGAGTCCGCCGAGCACGCGCGCCGGCGCGGGGCCCGGCCGCTGGCGGGCGTGACCGGCTGGGGCGCGGCGACGGACGCCCACCACATCGCCCAGCCCCACCCGGAGGGCGTCGGCCTGGCCCGCGCGGCCCGGCAGGCGCTCCGGCTGGCCGGGGACCCGGACGGCGCGGACCTCGGCTATGTCAACGCCCACGGGACCGGCACCAAGTACAACGACGGCGCCGAGACCCGGGGCCTGCGCGCGGCGCTCGCCGGGCGGGCGGAGTCGGTGCCGGTCAGCTCCACCAAGAGCACCACCGGCCATCTCCTGGAGGCGGCCGGTGTCGTGGAGTTCGTGATCACCGTGCTGGCCCTGATGGACGGCGTACTGCCGCCGACCGCCAACTTCACCCGGGCCGACCCGGAGTGCGATCTCGACTACGTGCCGAACCGGGCCCGGCAGGCCGACCTCCGCCGGGCCCTCACCATCAACGCCGCCTTCGGCGGTGCCAACACCGCACTCGTCCTGGAGCGGCCGTGA